One Glycine max cultivar Williams 82 chromosome 3, Glycine_max_v4.0, whole genome shotgun sequence DNA window includes the following coding sequences:
- the LOC100803791 gene encoding transcription repressor OFP13 translates to MGKKMKLPSLLHNKPSSSSWPCHQPRTLSFRTQNDAAFKTINAAYLDTLESSETSFFTVSPDSGSFSTASEQDSRRPHSLDSVIRGLRSDRLFFEPDETSSILEAKPPPPPPPPPSPPPPPTTTTTLPFKDSVVMSVDSQDPYVDFRRSMEEMVEAQCVKDWEGLQELLCWYLKVNGKTNHGYIVGAFVDLLVASSSSSSSSSFSVSSSSNNNNNSQIVSPSSPLSFYSSSLSSSCSTRCVSCLEAEVVEVHNDIATSTPTSSFLLQQVREDQPSSSSSSYLN, encoded by the coding sequence ATGGGCAAGAAAATGAAGCTCCCTTCCCTACTACACAACAaaccctcttcttcttcttggccCTGCCACCAACCGCGAACCCTCTCTTTCCGAACCCAAAACGACGCCGCATTCAAAACCATCAACGCCGCTTACTTGGACACGCTGGAGAGCTCCGAAACTTCCTTCTTCACAGTCTCCCCTGACTCCGGAAGCTTCTCAACTGCCTCAGAACAAGATTCTAGAAGACCCCACTCACTAGACTCCGTCATTCGCGGCTTGCGTTCCGACCGCTTATTCTTCGAGCCAGACGAGACAAGCTCCATATTAGAGGccaaaccaccaccaccaccaccaccaccaccatcaccaccaccaccaccaacaacaacaacaacgttgCCGTTCAAAGACAGCGTTGTCATGTCCGTGGACTCTCAGGACCCTTACGTCGATTTCCGCAGGTCCATGGAGGAGATGGTGGAGGCGCAGTGCGTCAAGGACTGGGAGGGTCTCCAAGAGCTTCTGTGTTGGTATTTGAAAGTCAATGGAAAAACCAACCATGGCTATATTGTTGGCGCTTTCGTCGATTTATTGgtcgcttcttcttcttcttcttcctcttcctctttctcggtttcttcttcttctaataataataacaactccCAAATAGTATCTCCTTCTTCCCCTTTATCTTTTTAtagctcttctctctcttcctcttgcAGCACTCGCTGTGTTTCTTGTTTGGAAGCTGAGGTCGTCGAGGTTCATAATGATATAGCCACTAGTACTCCTACTTCTTCTTTCTTGTTACAACAAGTTAGGGAAGACCagccatcatcttcttcttcttcctatttgaattaa